Proteins from a single region of Carettochelys insculpta isolate YL-2023 chromosome 17, ASM3395843v1, whole genome shotgun sequence:
- the LOC142022036 gene encoding CD83 antigen-like isoform X3, which produces MTSLCFHCIHLRRKAPAHEHFSLCHLWFVLQRTAVAAESVRVQCGETATLPCPTAPGEMHNYWAIGWYKVANESQEMGLIRRHENNTRVYSGIQREFLMDVQQSLVIPEVQPEDSGAYRCSLWARVGHFNQQADIILQVSGDCRRSEKREKEQSGRKLLRKKGEDDGKRQIWFFDRKLRTYLQELGVAAFAT; this is translated from the exons ATGACTAGCTTGTGTTTCCACTGCATACATCTGAGGAGGAAGGCTCCAGCCCATGAGCACTTTT CTCTTTGTCACCTATGGTTTGTCCTGCAAAGAACAGCTGTGGCAGCTGAGTCTGTAAGAGTCCAGTGTGGGGAAACAGCAACCCTTCCATGTCCCACTGCTCCTGGAGAGATGCACAACTACTGGGCCATCGGCTGGTACAAG GTAGCCAATGAGAGTCAGGAAATGGGGCTGATTCGGAGACATGAGAATAACACACGTGTGTATTCAGGGATACAGAGGGAATTCCTGATGGATGTGCAGCAATCCCTGGTCATTCCTGAGGTCCAGCCGGAAGACTCTGGTGCCTATCGCTGTTCCCTGTGGGCCAGAGTGGGGCATTTCAATCAGCAGGCAGACATCATCCTGCAGGTATCAG GTGATTGTCGTCGTTCTGAGAAGAGAGAGAAGGAACAAAGTGGAAGAAAGCTTttaaggaagaaaggagaagatGATGGGAAGAGACAGATTTGGTTCTTCGACAGAAAACTTAGAACTTATTTGCAGGAACTTGGAGTAGCTGCATTTGCAACTTGA
- the DNTTIP1 gene encoding deoxynucleotidyltransferase terminal-interacting protein 1 isoform X2, with product MGAARDPDQQQTGPPGEERPEEGDEQLSPWNIMIKHRQVQRRGRRSQMTTSFTDPAVSMDLLRAVLQPSINEEIQVVFNKYMKFFRKAAVNVRENVGEEVDPEQLIQETCRSCLEQAKLLFSDGKKVIPRLSQEQAVPKTEEELSRRGSPVPKKRKGRPPGQSLHNDRGASGVAGWKLKSCEPVRREGPKWDPSRLTESTTFVLGSRANKALGMGGTRGRLYIKHPHLFKYAADPQDKHWLAEQQHMRATGGKMAYLLIEEDIRDLAASDDYRSSVDLKLEELKPFMPPAWMTEKMQKYMEMLRQEGESQPAEGTRET from the exons ATGGGGGCCGCCCGGGATCCCGACCAGCAGCAGACGGGGCCGCCGGGGGAAGAGCGCCCGGAGGAGGGGGACGAGCAGCTG AGCCCCTGGAACATCATGATCAAGCACCGGCAGGTGCAGCGGCGGGGCCGGCGCTCCCAGATGACCACCAG TTTTACAGATCCTGCTGTCTCCATGGATTTACTGCGAGCTGTTTTGCAGCCTAGTATCAATGAAGAGATCCAGGTTGTCTTCAATAAATACATGAAG TTTTTCCGGAAGGCAGCAGTTAACGTGAGAGAGAACGTCGGGGAGGAGGTGGACCCAGAGCAGCTTATCCAGGAAACGTGTCGGAGCTGCCTAGAACAG gCCAAGCTGCTATTCTCCGATGGCAAGAAGGTGATACCCAGGctgagccaggagcaggctgtgCCAAAG ACAGAAGAGGAGTTGAGTCGGCGAGGAAGCCCTGTTCCCAAAAAA AGGAAGGGACGACCTCCTGGGCAAAGCCTGCACAATGATCGTGGAGCCTCAGGTGTGGCCGG GTGGAAGCTCAAGTCCTGTGAGCCAGTGCGGCGGGAGGGACCCAAG TGGGACCCATCCCGACTGACTGAGTCCACAACCTTTGTGCTGGGATCTCGAGCAAACAA AGCTCTTGGAATGGGAGGAACAAGAGGGCGACTCTACATCAAACACCCCCACCTCTTCAAG TATGCAGCTGATCCTCAGGACAAGCActggctggcagagcagcagcacatgaGGGCCACGGGGGGTAAGATG GCCTATCTCCTCATAGAGGAGGATATTCGAGATCTGGCAGCCAGTGACGATTACAG GAGCTCTGTTGATTTGAAGCTGGAGGAACTAAAACCTTTTATGCCTCCTGCATGGATGACTGAAAAGATGCAGAAGTACATGGAGATGCTTCGCCAGGAAGGGGAGTCTCAGCCTGCAGAGGGAACGCGTGAAACATAG
- the DNTTIP1 gene encoding deoxynucleotidyltransferase terminal-interacting protein 1 isoform X4 gives MGAARDPDQQQTGPPGEERPEEGDEQLSPWNIMIKHRQVQRRGRRSQMTTSFTDPAVSMDLLRAVLQPSINEEIQVVFNKYMKAKLLFSDGKKVIPRLSQEQAVPKRARQTEEELSRRGSPVPKKRKGRPPGQSLHNDRGASGVAGWKLKSCEPVRREGPKWDPSRLTESTTFVLGSRANKALGMGGTRGRLYIKHPHLFKYAADPQDKHWLAEQQHMRATGGKMAYLLIEEDIRDLAASDDYRSSVDLKLEELKPFMPPAWMTEKMQKYMEMLRQEGESQPAEGTRET, from the exons ATGGGGGCCGCCCGGGATCCCGACCAGCAGCAGACGGGGCCGCCGGGGGAAGAGCGCCCGGAGGAGGGGGACGAGCAGCTG AGCCCCTGGAACATCATGATCAAGCACCGGCAGGTGCAGCGGCGGGGCCGGCGCTCCCAGATGACCACCAG TTTTACAGATCCTGCTGTCTCCATGGATTTACTGCGAGCTGTTTTGCAGCCTAGTATCAATGAAGAGATCCAGGTTGTCTTCAATAAATACATGAAG gCCAAGCTGCTATTCTCCGATGGCAAGAAGGTGATACCCAGGctgagccaggagcaggctgtgCCAAAG CGTGCCCGGCAGACAGAAGAGGAGTTGAGTCGGCGAGGAAGCCCTGTTCCCAAAAAA AGGAAGGGACGACCTCCTGGGCAAAGCCTGCACAATGATCGTGGAGCCTCAGGTGTGGCCGG GTGGAAGCTCAAGTCCTGTGAGCCAGTGCGGCGGGAGGGACCCAAG TGGGACCCATCCCGACTGACTGAGTCCACAACCTTTGTGCTGGGATCTCGAGCAAACAA AGCTCTTGGAATGGGAGGAACAAGAGGGCGACTCTACATCAAACACCCCCACCTCTTCAAG TATGCAGCTGATCCTCAGGACAAGCActggctggcagagcagcagcacatgaGGGCCACGGGGGGTAAGATG GCCTATCTCCTCATAGAGGAGGATATTCGAGATCTGGCAGCCAGTGACGATTACAG GAGCTCTGTTGATTTGAAGCTGGAGGAACTAAAACCTTTTATGCCTCCTGCATGGATGACTGAAAAGATGCAGAAGTACATGGAGATGCTTCGCCAGGAAGGGGAGTCTCAGCCTGCAGAGGGAACGCGTGAAACATAG
- the DNTTIP1 gene encoding deoxynucleotidyltransferase terminal-interacting protein 1 isoform X1 yields the protein MGAARDPDQQQTGPPGEERPEEGDEQLSPWNIMIKHRQVQRRGRRSQMTTSFTDPAVSMDLLRAVLQPSINEEIQVVFNKYMKFFRKAAVNVRENVGEEVDPEQLIQETCRSCLEQAKLLFSDGKKVIPRLSQEQAVPKRARQTEEELSRRGSPVPKKRKGRPPGQSLHNDRGASGVAGWKLKSCEPVRREGPKWDPSRLTESTTFVLGSRANKALGMGGTRGRLYIKHPHLFKYAADPQDKHWLAEQQHMRATGGKMAYLLIEEDIRDLAASDDYRSSVDLKLEELKPFMPPAWMTEKMQKYMEMLRQEGESQPAEGTRET from the exons ATGGGGGCCGCCCGGGATCCCGACCAGCAGCAGACGGGGCCGCCGGGGGAAGAGCGCCCGGAGGAGGGGGACGAGCAGCTG AGCCCCTGGAACATCATGATCAAGCACCGGCAGGTGCAGCGGCGGGGCCGGCGCTCCCAGATGACCACCAG TTTTACAGATCCTGCTGTCTCCATGGATTTACTGCGAGCTGTTTTGCAGCCTAGTATCAATGAAGAGATCCAGGTTGTCTTCAATAAATACATGAAG TTTTTCCGGAAGGCAGCAGTTAACGTGAGAGAGAACGTCGGGGAGGAGGTGGACCCAGAGCAGCTTATCCAGGAAACGTGTCGGAGCTGCCTAGAACAG gCCAAGCTGCTATTCTCCGATGGCAAGAAGGTGATACCCAGGctgagccaggagcaggctgtgCCAAAG CGTGCCCGGCAGACAGAAGAGGAGTTGAGTCGGCGAGGAAGCCCTGTTCCCAAAAAA AGGAAGGGACGACCTCCTGGGCAAAGCCTGCACAATGATCGTGGAGCCTCAGGTGTGGCCGG GTGGAAGCTCAAGTCCTGTGAGCCAGTGCGGCGGGAGGGACCCAAG TGGGACCCATCCCGACTGACTGAGTCCACAACCTTTGTGCTGGGATCTCGAGCAAACAA AGCTCTTGGAATGGGAGGAACAAGAGGGCGACTCTACATCAAACACCCCCACCTCTTCAAG TATGCAGCTGATCCTCAGGACAAGCActggctggcagagcagcagcacatgaGGGCCACGGGGGGTAAGATG GCCTATCTCCTCATAGAGGAGGATATTCGAGATCTGGCAGCCAGTGACGATTACAG GAGCTCTGTTGATTTGAAGCTGGAGGAACTAAAACCTTTTATGCCTCCTGCATGGATGACTGAAAAGATGCAGAAGTACATGGAGATGCTTCGCCAGGAAGGGGAGTCTCAGCCTGCAGAGGGAACGCGTGAAACATAG
- the DNTTIP1 gene encoding deoxynucleotidyltransferase terminal-interacting protein 1 isoform X6 has product MGAARDPDQQQTGPPGEERPEEGDEQLSPWNIMIKHRQVQRRGRRSQMTTSFTDPAVSMDLLRAVLQPSINEEIQVVFNKYMKAKLLFSDGKKVIPRLSQEQAVPKRKGRPPGQSLHNDRGASGVAGWKLKSCEPVRREGPKWDPSRLTESTTFVLGSRANKALGMGGTRGRLYIKHPHLFKYAADPQDKHWLAEQQHMRATGGKMAYLLIEEDIRDLAASDDYRSSVDLKLEELKPFMPPAWMTEKMQKYMEMLRQEGESQPAEGTRET; this is encoded by the exons ATGGGGGCCGCCCGGGATCCCGACCAGCAGCAGACGGGGCCGCCGGGGGAAGAGCGCCCGGAGGAGGGGGACGAGCAGCTG AGCCCCTGGAACATCATGATCAAGCACCGGCAGGTGCAGCGGCGGGGCCGGCGCTCCCAGATGACCACCAG TTTTACAGATCCTGCTGTCTCCATGGATTTACTGCGAGCTGTTTTGCAGCCTAGTATCAATGAAGAGATCCAGGTTGTCTTCAATAAATACATGAAG gCCAAGCTGCTATTCTCCGATGGCAAGAAGGTGATACCCAGGctgagccaggagcaggctgtgCCAAAG AGGAAGGGACGACCTCCTGGGCAAAGCCTGCACAATGATCGTGGAGCCTCAGGTGTGGCCGG GTGGAAGCTCAAGTCCTGTGAGCCAGTGCGGCGGGAGGGACCCAAG TGGGACCCATCCCGACTGACTGAGTCCACAACCTTTGTGCTGGGATCTCGAGCAAACAA AGCTCTTGGAATGGGAGGAACAAGAGGGCGACTCTACATCAAACACCCCCACCTCTTCAAG TATGCAGCTGATCCTCAGGACAAGCActggctggcagagcagcagcacatgaGGGCCACGGGGGGTAAGATG GCCTATCTCCTCATAGAGGAGGATATTCGAGATCTGGCAGCCAGTGACGATTACAG GAGCTCTGTTGATTTGAAGCTGGAGGAACTAAAACCTTTTATGCCTCCTGCATGGATGACTGAAAAGATGCAGAAGTACATGGAGATGCTTCGCCAGGAAGGGGAGTCTCAGCCTGCAGAGGGAACGCGTGAAACATAG
- the DNTTIP1 gene encoding deoxynucleotidyltransferase terminal-interacting protein 1 isoform X5: protein MGAARDPDQQQTGPPGEERPEEGDEQLSPWNIMIKHRQVQRRGRRSQMTTSFTDPAVSMDLLRAVLQPSINEEIQVVFNKYMKAKLLFSDGKKVIPRLSQEQAVPKTEEELSRRGSPVPKKRKGRPPGQSLHNDRGASGVAGWKLKSCEPVRREGPKWDPSRLTESTTFVLGSRANKALGMGGTRGRLYIKHPHLFKYAADPQDKHWLAEQQHMRATGGKMAYLLIEEDIRDLAASDDYRSSVDLKLEELKPFMPPAWMTEKMQKYMEMLRQEGESQPAEGTRET, encoded by the exons ATGGGGGCCGCCCGGGATCCCGACCAGCAGCAGACGGGGCCGCCGGGGGAAGAGCGCCCGGAGGAGGGGGACGAGCAGCTG AGCCCCTGGAACATCATGATCAAGCACCGGCAGGTGCAGCGGCGGGGCCGGCGCTCCCAGATGACCACCAG TTTTACAGATCCTGCTGTCTCCATGGATTTACTGCGAGCTGTTTTGCAGCCTAGTATCAATGAAGAGATCCAGGTTGTCTTCAATAAATACATGAAG gCCAAGCTGCTATTCTCCGATGGCAAGAAGGTGATACCCAGGctgagccaggagcaggctgtgCCAAAG ACAGAAGAGGAGTTGAGTCGGCGAGGAAGCCCTGTTCCCAAAAAA AGGAAGGGACGACCTCCTGGGCAAAGCCTGCACAATGATCGTGGAGCCTCAGGTGTGGCCGG GTGGAAGCTCAAGTCCTGTGAGCCAGTGCGGCGGGAGGGACCCAAG TGGGACCCATCCCGACTGACTGAGTCCACAACCTTTGTGCTGGGATCTCGAGCAAACAA AGCTCTTGGAATGGGAGGAACAAGAGGGCGACTCTACATCAAACACCCCCACCTCTTCAAG TATGCAGCTGATCCTCAGGACAAGCActggctggcagagcagcagcacatgaGGGCCACGGGGGGTAAGATG GCCTATCTCCTCATAGAGGAGGATATTCGAGATCTGGCAGCCAGTGACGATTACAG GAGCTCTGTTGATTTGAAGCTGGAGGAACTAAAACCTTTTATGCCTCCTGCATGGATGACTGAAAAGATGCAGAAGTACATGGAGATGCTTCGCCAGGAAGGGGAGTCTCAGCCTGCAGAGGGAACGCGTGAAACATAG
- the LOC142022036 gene encoding uncharacterized protein LOC142022036 isoform X2, producing the protein MQSLPLALCHLWFVLQRTAVAAESVRVQCGETATLPCPTAPGEMHNYWAIGWYKVANESQEMGLIRRHENNTRVYSGIQREFLMDVQQSLVIPEVQPEDSGAYRCSLWARVGHFNQQADIILQVSECSTHQSVTVPKETVLLDSEQGSSMSPNSTCCWGEPVPVLATVLGMLALNLGKGLLSLAFTLVIVVVLRRERRNKVEESF; encoded by the exons ATGCAGAGCCTGCCCTTGG CTCTTTGTCACCTATGGTTTGTCCTGCAAAGAACAGCTGTGGCAGCTGAGTCTGTAAGAGTCCAGTGTGGGGAAACAGCAACCCTTCCATGTCCCACTGCTCCTGGAGAGATGCACAACTACTGGGCCATCGGCTGGTACAAG GTAGCCAATGAGAGTCAGGAAATGGGGCTGATTCGGAGACATGAGAATAACACACGTGTGTATTCAGGGATACAGAGGGAATTCCTGATGGATGTGCAGCAATCCCTGGTCATTCCTGAGGTCCAGCCGGAAGACTCTGGTGCCTATCGCTGTTCCCTGTGGGCCAGAGTGGGGCATTTCAATCAGCAGGCAGACATCATCCTGCAGGTATCAG AGTGCTCAACCCATCAGTCAGTCACAGTACCCAAGGAAACTGTGCTGCTGGATTCAGAACAAGGAAGCAGCATGAGCCCAAATtccacctgctgctggggggaaccGGTTCCTGTTCTTGCTACTGTCCTGGGGATGTTGGCTCTCAACTTGGGGAAAGGGCTGCTCAGCCTTGCTTTCACTCTG GTGATTGTCGTCGTTCTGAGAAGAGAGAGAAGGAACAAAGTGGAAGAAAGCTTttaa
- the LOC142022036 gene encoding uncharacterized protein LOC142022036 isoform X1 codes for MTSLCFHCIHLRRKAPAHEHFSLCHLWFVLQRTAVAAESVRVQCGETATLPCPTAPGEMHNYWAIGWYKVANESQEMGLIRRHENNTRVYSGIQREFLMDVQQSLVIPEVQPEDSGAYRCSLWARVGHFNQQADIILQVSECSTHQSVTVPKETVLLDSEQGSSMSPNSTCCWGEPVPVLATVLGMLALNLGKGLLSLAFTLVIVVVLRRERRNKVEESF; via the exons ATGACTAGCTTGTGTTTCCACTGCATACATCTGAGGAGGAAGGCTCCAGCCCATGAGCACTTTT CTCTTTGTCACCTATGGTTTGTCCTGCAAAGAACAGCTGTGGCAGCTGAGTCTGTAAGAGTCCAGTGTGGGGAAACAGCAACCCTTCCATGTCCCACTGCTCCTGGAGAGATGCACAACTACTGGGCCATCGGCTGGTACAAG GTAGCCAATGAGAGTCAGGAAATGGGGCTGATTCGGAGACATGAGAATAACACACGTGTGTATTCAGGGATACAGAGGGAATTCCTGATGGATGTGCAGCAATCCCTGGTCATTCCTGAGGTCCAGCCGGAAGACTCTGGTGCCTATCGCTGTTCCCTGTGGGCCAGAGTGGGGCATTTCAATCAGCAGGCAGACATCATCCTGCAGGTATCAG AGTGCTCAACCCATCAGTCAGTCACAGTACCCAAGGAAACTGTGCTGCTGGATTCAGAACAAGGAAGCAGCATGAGCCCAAATtccacctgctgctggggggaaccGGTTCCTGTTCTTGCTACTGTCCTGGGGATGTTGGCTCTCAACTTGGGGAAAGGGCTGCTCAGCCTTGCTTTCACTCTG GTGATTGTCGTCGTTCTGAGAAGAGAGAGAAGGAACAAAGTGGAAGAAAGCTTttaa
- the DNTTIP1 gene encoding deoxynucleotidyltransferase terminal-interacting protein 1 isoform X3: MGAARDPDQQQTGPPGEERPEEGDEQLSPWNIMIKHRQVQRRGRRSQMTTSFTDPAVSMDLLRAVLQPSINEEIQVVFNKYMKFFRKAAVNVRENVGEEVDPEQLIQETCRSCLEQAKLLFSDGKKVIPRLSQEQAVPKRKGRPPGQSLHNDRGASGVAGWKLKSCEPVRREGPKWDPSRLTESTTFVLGSRANKALGMGGTRGRLYIKHPHLFKYAADPQDKHWLAEQQHMRATGGKMAYLLIEEDIRDLAASDDYRSSVDLKLEELKPFMPPAWMTEKMQKYMEMLRQEGESQPAEGTRET, from the exons ATGGGGGCCGCCCGGGATCCCGACCAGCAGCAGACGGGGCCGCCGGGGGAAGAGCGCCCGGAGGAGGGGGACGAGCAGCTG AGCCCCTGGAACATCATGATCAAGCACCGGCAGGTGCAGCGGCGGGGCCGGCGCTCCCAGATGACCACCAG TTTTACAGATCCTGCTGTCTCCATGGATTTACTGCGAGCTGTTTTGCAGCCTAGTATCAATGAAGAGATCCAGGTTGTCTTCAATAAATACATGAAG TTTTTCCGGAAGGCAGCAGTTAACGTGAGAGAGAACGTCGGGGAGGAGGTGGACCCAGAGCAGCTTATCCAGGAAACGTGTCGGAGCTGCCTAGAACAG gCCAAGCTGCTATTCTCCGATGGCAAGAAGGTGATACCCAGGctgagccaggagcaggctgtgCCAAAG AGGAAGGGACGACCTCCTGGGCAAAGCCTGCACAATGATCGTGGAGCCTCAGGTGTGGCCGG GTGGAAGCTCAAGTCCTGTGAGCCAGTGCGGCGGGAGGGACCCAAG TGGGACCCATCCCGACTGACTGAGTCCACAACCTTTGTGCTGGGATCTCGAGCAAACAA AGCTCTTGGAATGGGAGGAACAAGAGGGCGACTCTACATCAAACACCCCCACCTCTTCAAG TATGCAGCTGATCCTCAGGACAAGCActggctggcagagcagcagcacatgaGGGCCACGGGGGGTAAGATG GCCTATCTCCTCATAGAGGAGGATATTCGAGATCTGGCAGCCAGTGACGATTACAG GAGCTCTGTTGATTTGAAGCTGGAGGAACTAAAACCTTTTATGCCTCCTGCATGGATGACTGAAAAGATGCAGAAGTACATGGAGATGCTTCGCCAGGAAGGGGAGTCTCAGCCTGCAGAGGGAACGCGTGAAACATAG
- the LOC142022036 gene encoding uncharacterized protein LOC142022036 isoform X4 — protein sequence MHNYWAIGWYKVANESQEMGLIRRHENNTRVYSGIQREFLMDVQQSLVIPEVQPEDSGAYRCSLWARVGHFNQQADIILQVSECSTHQSVTVPKETVLLDSEQGSSMSPNSTCCWGEPVPVLATVLGMLALNLGKGLLSLAFTLVIVVVLRRERRNKVEESF from the exons ATGCACAACTACTGGGCCATCGGCTGGTACAAG GTAGCCAATGAGAGTCAGGAAATGGGGCTGATTCGGAGACATGAGAATAACACACGTGTGTATTCAGGGATACAGAGGGAATTCCTGATGGATGTGCAGCAATCCCTGGTCATTCCTGAGGTCCAGCCGGAAGACTCTGGTGCCTATCGCTGTTCCCTGTGGGCCAGAGTGGGGCATTTCAATCAGCAGGCAGACATCATCCTGCAGGTATCAG AGTGCTCAACCCATCAGTCAGTCACAGTACCCAAGGAAACTGTGCTGCTGGATTCAGAACAAGGAAGCAGCATGAGCCCAAATtccacctgctgctggggggaaccGGTTCCTGTTCTTGCTACTGTCCTGGGGATGTTGGCTCTCAACTTGGGGAAAGGGCTGCTCAGCCTTGCTTTCACTCTG GTGATTGTCGTCGTTCTGAGAAGAGAGAGAAGGAACAAAGTGGAAGAAAGCTTttaa
- the UBE2C gene encoding ubiquitin-conjugating enzyme E2 C, translating to MASQNADPAARPSAARKGAEPGSSAARGSVGKRLQQELMTLMMAGDKGISAFPESDNLFRWIGTIDGAAGTVYEDLRYKLSLEFPDGYPYNAPTVKFLTPCYHPNVDTQGNICLDILKDKWSALYDVRTILLSIQSLLGEPNVESPLNTHAAELWKNQAAFRKHLQETYAKQVKNQET from the exons ATGGCCTCGCAGAACGCGGACCCCGCCGCCCGCCCCAGCGCCGCCCGCAAGGGGGCCGAGCCCGGCAGCAGCGCCGCCCGCGGCTCCGTGGGGAAGCG gctgcagcaggaACTGATGACGCTGATG ATGGCTGGTGACAAAGGAATATCTGCCTTCCCCGAGTCAGACAATCTCTTCCGGTGGATCGGAACCATCGATGGTGCGGCTGGGACg GTGTACGAGGACCTGAGGTATAAGCTTTCCCTGGAGTTTCCTGACGGGTATCCCTACAACGCCCCCACTGTGAAGTTCCTAACCCCCTGCTACCACCCCAATGTGGACACGCAGGGTAACATCTGCTTGGACATCCTCAAGGACAAGTGGTCTGCCCTCTACGACGTCCGGACAATCCTGCTGTCCATTCAGAGCTTGCTGGGAG AGCCGAATGTCGAAAGCCCCCTGAACACACAcgcggctgagctctggaagaaCCAAGCAG ccttcAGGAAACACCTGCAGGAAACCTACGCAAAGCAGGTGAAGAACCAGGAGACCTGA